The following proteins are encoded in a genomic region of Cetobacterium sp. 8H:
- a CDS encoding CRISPR-associated endonuclease Cas6: MGKLAIVRLNTEVNFSNRDAEKLRGFMGRAFQEDVLYHNHIDTFTFNYQSSKIYYKVLDGILSIVGIEDGAESLIQKYENIKEIDINGKSITVESEITIKNYNLLIDDEKMYKYRFISPWFALNQENYRKYKDGSFDLNAQLRNNIIEFFKLNGIWADKKIEVVGEFKEILIVQKDTKVLGFVGEFSTNVKLPSYIGLGKRKSIGYGTIKEVV; this comes from the coding sequence ATGGGAAAATTAGCAATAGTTAGACTAAATACAGAGGTGAACTTTAGTAATAGAGATGCTGAAAAATTAAGAGGTTTTATGGGGAGAGCCTTTCAAGAGGATGTACTTTATCATAATCATATAGATACATTTACTTTTAACTACCAATCATCAAAAATCTATTATAAAGTTTTAGATGGAATTTTATCTATTGTTGGAATAGAAGATGGAGCAGAGTCCTTGATACAAAAATATGAAAATATAAAAGAGATAGATATAAATGGAAAAAGTATTACTGTAGAGAGTGAGATAACTATAAAAAATTATAATTTGTTAATAGATGATGAAAAGATGTATAAATATAGATTTATATCTCCTTGGTTTGCTTTAAATCAGGAAAATTACCGAAAATATAAGGATGGTAGCTTTGATTTAAATGCTCAATTAAGAAATAATATTATAGAGTTTTTTAAATTAAATGGGATATGGGCCGATAAAAAAATAGAGGTAGTTGGAGAGTTTAAAGAGATACTAATAGTTCAAAAAGATACTAAGGTTCTTGGATTTGTGGGAGAGTTTAGTACAAATGTGAAACTTCCTAGCTATATAGGACTTGGAAAAAGAAAAAGTATAGGCTATGGAACTATAAAAGAGGTTGTTTAA
- the cas6 gene encoding CRISPR system precrRNA processing endoribonuclease RAMP protein Cas6, translating into MFCSFLVRFKVVELNEKNRKIERFKEKSIFKNLENLDVVLSNVLTGDKEYTLNKSYFIRVSCLTLESRQKIGSYLIKAQAFSEEIEFQNQKIVFEETILNDEKSSYIRKIDLEDFFNLKIKETINIKFVSPTTFKFGDEYYVEPNPYLYLLKTLKKVKEVFPEGDIKKDILSMPKYVYKSIKVKSVDIKIKDIRVKDRKYKGFLGEVEFDLSSVEDKFKKNINYLLYFSYFTGVGEFSEYGMGQIEI; encoded by the coding sequence ATGTTTTGTAGTTTTTTAGTTAGATTTAAAGTTGTTGAGTTAAATGAAAAAAATAGAAAAATAGAGAGATTTAAGGAAAAAAGTATATTTAAAAATTTAGAAAATTTAGATGTGGTATTATCAAATGTTTTAACGGGAGATAAAGAGTATACTTTAAATAAAAGTTATTTTATAAGAGTTAGTTGTTTGACATTGGAATCTAGGCAAAAAATTGGTAGCTATCTAATTAAAGCTCAGGCTTTTAGTGAGGAAATAGAGTTTCAAAATCAAAAAATAGTGTTTGAAGAGACTATTTTAAATGATGAAAAGAGTAGTTATATAAGAAAAATTGATTTGGAAGATTTTTTTAATTTAAAGATTAAAGAAACTATTAATATAAAATTTGTATCTCCTACAACTTTTAAGTTTGGTGATGAATATTATGTAGAGCCTAACCCATATCTATATCTATTGAAAACATTAAAAAAGGTTAAAGAGGTATTTCCAGAGGGAGATATAAAAAAAGATATATTAAGCATGCCAAAATATGTTTATAAAAGTATAAAAGTGAAAAGTGTAGATATTAAAATTAAAGATATAAGAGTGAAAGATAGAAAATATAAAGGGTTTTTAGGGGAAGTAGAGTTTGATCTCTCTTCTGTAGAGGATAAATTTAAAAAGAATATAAACTATCTATTGTATTTTTCCTATTTTACAGGAGTAGGAGAGTTTTCAGAGTATGGGATGGGACAAATAGAGATATAA
- a CDS encoding MBL fold metallo-hydrolase, whose protein sequence is MYFYGISGSNKIGGSSYFIKLGDRKFLLDMGLDPNLPGVYPKYENLYRKKLLTTMGDLDGVIVSHAHLDHIGSLPYMLKEGGKVPIITSEATKVLGKTLLLSAPKESDDYIEIFKKDEIEKVFSLINPRETMVAKDYEINLYDSGHILGSKMVEIVTQEERVLYTGDFSLKNMITAKKMNLSSIKSPDILLCEGTNLNKNTNSYINERLGFIRHANKVVANGVLLIPAFALGRTQEVVCLLKNAMKSQLLKRVPIYIDGLSVEMSELYNELGVDILDDYVKIAPNRFSETMDDSPKIIVCSSGMLLKNSKSYLYASKVLKNENNSVTFVGYQDKRTPGFKLLYEKNFNFKATINRFNFSAHGDEREIFQLIDRLKPKKVVFLHRNLKDQEEKELEKRLTKIYGKNIKFYFPKDGEELNL, encoded by the coding sequence ATGTATTTTTACGGTATCAGTGGCAGCAATAAAATCGGTGGCAGTAGTTATTTTATAAAACTAGGAGATAGAAAGTTTCTTTTAGATATGGGATTGGATCCTAATCTTCCTGGAGTTTATCCTAAATATGAAAATCTCTATAGAAAAAAATTGTTAACAACTATGGGTGACTTAGATGGAGTAATTGTATCTCATGCTCATTTGGACCATATAGGATCTTTACCATATATGCTAAAAGAGGGTGGAAAGGTCCCTATTATAACTTCAGAGGCAACTAAGGTTTTAGGAAAAACTTTACTACTTTCAGCACCAAAAGAAAGTGATGACTATATAGAGATATTTAAAAAGGATGAGATAGAAAAAGTGTTCTCTTTAATTAACCCTAGAGAAACTATGGTGGCTAAAGATTATGAGATAAATCTTTATGACTCTGGACATATTCTTGGATCTAAGATGGTGGAGATTGTGACTCAAGAGGAAAGAGTCCTTTATACAGGGGATTTTTCTTTAAAAAATATGATTACAGCTAAAAAAATGAATTTGTCATCAATTAAATCTCCAGATATTTTACTTTGTGAAGGTACAAATTTAAATAAAAATACAAATAGCTATATAAATGAAAGACTTGGCTTTATAAGACATGCAAACAAAGTGGTAGCTAATGGAGTACTACTTATACCAGCTTTTGCTCTTGGAAGAACTCAAGAGGTAGTATGTCTATTGAAAAATGCTATGAAAAGCCAACTATTAAAAAGAGTTCCCATATATATTGATGGTTTGTCTGTGGAGATGAGTGAGTTGTATAACGAACTTGGAGTTGATATTTTAGATGACTATGTAAAAATTGCTCCTAATAGATTTTCTGAAACTATGGATGACTCTCCTAAAATTATTGTTTGTAGCTCAGGTATGCTACTTAAAAACTCAAAATCCTATCTATATGCTTCTAAAGTTTTAAAAAACGAGAATAACAGCGTAACTTTTGTAGGGTATCAAGATAAACGAACTCCAGGATTTAAACTTTTATATGAAAAAAACTTTAATTTTAAAGCTACTATAAATAGATTTAATTTTTCAGCTCATGGAGATGAGAGAGAGATTTTTCAACTGATAGATAGATTAAAACCTAAAAAAGTTGTCTTTCTTCATAGAAATTTAAAAGATCAAGAGGAGAAAGAGTTGGAAAAGAGATTAACTAAAATTTATGGAAAAAATATAAAATTTTATTTCCCAAAAGATGGTGAGGAGCTAAATTTGTAA
- a CDS encoding Hsp70 family protein, giving the protein MEFMRNYHLGIDLGTTNSLVSWSTENHKGEIVTEVLNIDMPDITGIVKSQLLPSYVFFDEKNRPIIGRKAKSMISRQPDRVIKNAKSFMGSDKTFNISEKEVSPVEVSAMILKYIGKAVEKQFGEYPKDVVITVPASFDTDKRSATLKAAELAGFSVKEKDGSYKNILLSEPRAALYDYVNLQNKNEIPATIDFKKPKNIVVFDLGGGTLDVSIHTLVYNNKGDIDIKDLGVSRYTEVGGVNFDKIIGSYLMSKFMEKNSIKKLDDYDRNYLKDSFQEFAEEIKLDLNDQIESEKLFGFGDDNLDEVTSEIYKTSIFQGYNFSYFMSLKEYKEIVGEILAENLTMDSLELLDEIRDTENIIYPILDSLKKAEEKIGGKVEIDAVILNGGMTKFHLIQERVEKFFGVKVHSVLDQDKSVARGASVYNYRINNGEVFEKIQNDTIGLQRNGGIVHHLISAGTVLPTKKTVADFVIPQNSVSFIDLPFYLGRREDIELPNRKIAERRVYFKEPLNRGDSVSMEIKVDEMGIMEIVGFAGRKKQEFTVKLSTDGNIEKEVTVVNEPVKERVVPEKFVPTGEFIEIDRIFKEFISLCSKYDKLRVDSQKSSIIQRVKKIERDVLNGINGKHFLEELIKRYSSLNHFAKDRGALLLGEFGKLYPEKKSEIQEIFERNIDIMEIMLMPPDKLSKAVSGYLRFSIEGLRKIEAILKDEEELVRYIGNPLLKGVEHSLIMTAGSICKDLSSLDVIKKCVDTAPSDASYWALGKFGSRERKYVISIDLLENQAKKVAERLGKIKGKEILRSAIYSLTEICDRREARDRVSKETGDYVLSELDKIVDRTPAIVKISDVCRAVIKGEKLSEEQSKVLLDLRVLL; this is encoded by the coding sequence ATGGAGTTTATGAGAAATTATCATCTTGGAATTGATTTAGGAACAACAAATAGTTTAGTGAGTTGGAGTACAGAAAATCATAAGGGAGAGATTGTAACTGAGGTATTAAATATAGATATGCCTGATATTACAGGAATAGTAAAATCTCAACTTTTACCATCTTATGTATTCTTTGATGAAAAAAATAGACCAATAATAGGTAGAAAAGCTAAGTCTATGATAAGTAGACAACCAGATAGAGTTATAAAAAATGCTAAGAGTTTTATGGGAAGTGACAAAACATTTAATATATCAGAAAAAGAGGTATCTCCAGTTGAGGTATCAGCAATGATTTTAAAATATATAGGGAAAGCTGTGGAAAAACAGTTTGGAGAGTATCCTAAAGATGTTGTTATAACAGTTCCAGCTTCTTTTGATACAGATAAAAGAAGTGCAACACTAAAAGCAGCAGAATTAGCTGGCTTTAGTGTAAAAGAGAAAGATGGTAGCTATAAAAACATACTTTTAAGTGAACCAAGAGCAGCACTTTATGACTATGTAAATTTACAAAATAAAAATGAGATACCTGCTACAATAGATTTTAAAAAACCTAAAAATATAGTTGTATTTGATTTAGGTGGAGGAACTTTAGATGTTTCAATTCACACTCTTGTTTACAACAATAAGGGTGACATAGATATTAAAGATTTGGGAGTTTCCCGTTATACTGAAGTTGGTGGAGTGAACTTTGACAAAATAATAGGTAGCTATTTAATGAGTAAGTTTATGGAAAAAAATAGTATTAAAAAGTTAGATGACTACGATAGAAACTATTTAAAAGATAGTTTTCAAGAGTTTGCAGAGGAGATAAAGTTAGATTTAAATGATCAAATTGAAAGTGAAAAACTTTTTGGTTTTGGAGATGATAACTTAGATGAGGTAACTAGTGAGATATATAAAACATCAATTTTTCAAGGGTATAACTTCTCATATTTTATGAGTTTAAAAGAGTATAAAGAGATTGTGGGAGAGATTTTAGCTGAAAACTTGACTATGGATAGTTTAGAACTGCTAGATGAGATAAGGGATACTGAGAATATAATTTATCCTATATTAGATTCTCTAAAAAAAGCAGAGGAAAAGATTGGTGGAAAGGTTGAGATAGACGCAGTTATTTTAAATGGAGGAATGACAAAGTTTCATTTGATTCAAGAAAGAGTTGAAAAATTCTTTGGAGTAAAGGTACACTCAGTTTTAGATCAAGATAAATCGGTGGCAAGAGGAGCTTCTGTATATAACTATAGAATAAACAACGGTGAAGTGTTTGAAAAGATTCAAAATGATACTATTGGGCTTCAAAGAAATGGAGGGATAGTTCATCACCTTATAAGTGCAGGGACAGTTTTACCAACAAAGAAAACGGTGGCAGACTTTGTAATACCACAAAATAGTGTTAGTTTTATAGATTTACCATTTTATCTAGGAAGACGTGAGGATATTGAACTTCCAAATAGAAAGATAGCTGAGAGAAGAGTTTACTTTAAAGAACCTTTAAATCGTGGAGATAGTGTATCTATGGAGATTAAGGTGGATGAGATGGGAATTATGGAAATTGTTGGATTTGCAGGAAGAAAAAAGCAGGAGTTCACTGTAAAGCTGTCCACAGATGGGAATATAGAAAAAGAGGTTACTGTGGTAAATGAACCAGTTAAAGAGAGGGTTGTTCCTGAGAAGTTTGTACCAACAGGTGAGTTTATTGAGATAGATCGAATTTTTAAAGAGTTTATATCTCTTTGTTCAAAGTATGATAAGTTAAGAGTTGATTCTCAAAAAAGTAGTATTATTCAGAGAGTTAAAAAGATTGAAAGAGATGTATTAAATGGGATAAATGGGAAACACTTTTTAGAGGAGTTAATAAAAAGATACTCTTCATTGAATCATTTTGCTAAGGATAGAGGAGCACTACTACTTGGAGAGTTTGGAAAATTATATCCTGAAAAAAAATCAGAGATTCAAGAGATATTTGAAAGAAACATAGATATAATGGAGATTATGTTAATGCCACCAGATAAGTTATCAAAGGCTGTCTCAGGATATTTAAGATTTTCTATAGAGGGATTAAGAAAAATTGAAGCTATTTTGAAAGATGAAGAGGAGTTAGTTAGATATATAGGAAATCCATTATTAAAAGGGGTTGAGCACTCTTTAATTATGACAGCTGGAAGCATCTGTAAAGATTTAAGTAGTTTAGATGTTATAAAAAAATGTGTGGATACAGCTCCAAGTGATGCTAGTTATTGGGCACTAGGAAAGTTTGGAAGTAGAGAAAGAAAATATGTTATATCTATTGATCTACTTGAGAATCAAGCTAAAAAGGTGGCTGAGAGATTAGGCAAAATAAAAGGAAAAGAGATTTTAAGAAGTGCAATCTATTCTCTTACTGAGATATGTGATAGAAGAGAGGCTAGAGATAGAGTTTCAAAAGAAACTGGTGATTATGTTTTAAGTGAGTTAGATAAGATAGTTGATAGAACTCCTGCTATAGTTAAGATTTCTGATGTTTGTAGAGCTGTTATAAAGGGAGAAAAGTTAAGTGAAGAGCAAAGTAAGGTGTTATTAGATTTAAGAGTATTATTGTAG
- the cas1 gene encoding CRISPR-associated endonuclease Cas1 — translation MEVYIQGGKTKLSASNECFVVKDSYGKENKIPKETIDILILQNECSISSKAIVLAIENDIPIILLDGIGRTIGKFWNCNYSKNSILRKNQYKYLDSKLGLEIIKNWIIKKITSQREHLEKIEKYRKNLEFTKEKNTISNSLEKIGGINEELCDVREKIMGYEGTASRAYYLAISKSLPERWNFNEREYQNSKNPYNLILNYLFGMLYVRCETELVKVGLDPYVGILHSDGDNKKSLLYDYIEQFRFLAWDIAYSIFSRKKVALSDFEEKDGKIEISKELRKELAHRFYQKLSQNLEIKNQILNYKELIKLEAKELAKKLEKL, via the coding sequence ATGGAGGTATATATTCAAGGTGGAAAAACAAAATTATCAGCAAGTAATGAGTGTTTTGTAGTAAAAGATTCCTATGGAAAAGAGAATAAGATCCCAAAAGAAACTATTGATATTTTAATTCTTCAAAATGAGTGTAGTATATCATCAAAAGCTATAGTTTTAGCAATAGAAAATGATATTCCTATTATTCTATTAGATGGAATAGGGCGAACAATAGGGAAATTTTGGAATTGTAACTATTCTAAAAATAGCATTTTAAGAAAAAATCAATATAAGTATTTAGATAGTAAATTAGGCCTAGAGATTATTAAAAATTGGATTATTAAAAAGATTACTTCTCAAAGAGAGCATTTAGAAAAGATTGAAAAGTATAGAAAAAATTTAGAGTTTACTAAGGAAAAAAATACTATAAGTAATAGCTTAGAAAAAATAGGTGGTATAAATGAGGAGTTGTGCGATGTAAGAGAAAAAATAATGGGATATGAAGGTACTGCTAGTAGAGCTTATTATTTAGCAATCTCTAAATCTTTACCTGAACGTTGGAACTTTAATGAAAGAGAGTATCAAAACTCCAAGAATCCATATAATTTAATTTTAAACTATCTTTTTGGAATGTTGTATGTAAGATGTGAAACAGAATTGGTAAAAGTTGGACTAGATCCATATGTTGGAATACTTCACAGCGATGGAGATAATAAAAAATCGTTATTATATGATTATATAGAGCAATTTAGATTTTTAGCTTGGGATATTGCTTATTCAATATTTTCTAGAAAAAAAGTAGCTCTTTCTGATTTTGAAGAAAAAGATGGAAAAATAGAGATATCTAAAGAGTTAAGAAAAGAACTAGCTCATAGATTTTATCAAAAGCTATCCCAAAATTTAGAAATAAAAAACCAGATTTTAAACTATAAAGAGCTAATAAAACTAGAAGCTAAAGAGTTAGCTAAAAAGTTGGAAAAGCTATGA
- the cas2 gene encoding CRISPR-associated endonuclease Cas2 has protein sequence MIYLITYDIESPKKRKFISEILLSYGFKRIQKSVFLSRENIKFVDEIIEDINNLLQIKEDSIIYMPLCREDFHKSYFLGNNRFSRESLQLDEFLIF, from the coding sequence ATGATATATCTAATAACATATGATATAGAATCACCTAAAAAAAGAAAATTTATATCTGAAATACTTTTATCTTATGGTTTTAAAAGAATTCAAAAATCTGTTTTTTTATCAAGGGAGAATATAAAGTTTGTAGATGAAATAATAGAAGATATAAATAACCTGCTTCAAATAAAAGAGGATAGCATTATATATATGCCATTATGCAGGGAAGATTTCCATAAAAGTTATTTTCTTGGAAATAATAGGTTTTCAAGAGAAAGTCTTCAACTAGATGAGTTTCTTATATTTTAA
- the cas2 gene encoding CRISPR-associated endonuclease Cas2 translates to MKIVVSYDIIENKKRQKVIDILEGYGFLRVQKSVFLGDIKIRKVRELLFELSGVIDLEKDALCILNICEKCYGKGIFISKNMNYKMIEEEFFII, encoded by the coding sequence ATGAAAATAGTTGTTAGTTATGACATTATTGAAAATAAAAAAAGACAAAAAGTAATAGATATACTTGAAGGCTATGGGTTTCTAAGAGTACAAAAATCTGTTTTTTTAGGAGATATAAAAATTAGAAAAGTAAGGGAGTTATTATTTGAATTATCTGGAGTTATAGATTTAGAAAAAGATGCTCTTTGTATTTTAAACATCTGTGAAAAATGTTATGGAAAGGGTATTTTTATATCTAAAAATATGAATTATAAAATGATAGAGGAGGAGTTTTTTATAATATGA